A genomic region of bacterium contains the following coding sequences:
- a CDS encoding replication-associated recombination protein A has product MSLFYANRQIPLAETLRPKTLDEFLGQNQVVEKDSPVYNLLKSGRLFSMILWGPPGCGKTTFARLLSKELDCRFEELSAVNSGIKELRQVVADAEAELRTTARKTLVFIDEIHRYSKPQQDAILPYVEKGVIFVIGATTENPSFQIIPALLSRTQVISFKPLSDENMLEIIRKGYKYLINTYGKINIEPQIGEFILRQASGDARWALNLVESSYFASPKEEGTRNLTIDLIQKLAQTKAVKYGVQEHYDLASAFQKSLRGSDADAAIYWLAKMIAAGEDPRFIARRLVVTASEDVGNADPQALNIALNAYKAVELLGLPEGRIALAQAVIYVARAPKSNETIMAIDAALNDIQNGKDFSPPLHLKDSHYKDASKYGFGNDYIYSHSNPEIKQNFLPDELLGQKYCKD; this is encoded by the coding sequence ATGAGTTTGTTTTACGCAAACAGACAAATTCCGCTGGCGGAAACATTGCGTCCTAAAACGCTCGATGAATTTTTAGGACAAAATCAAGTTGTAGAAAAAGATTCTCCTGTTTATAATCTCCTGAAATCAGGCAGATTATTTTCTATGATTTTATGGGGACCGCCCGGATGCGGAAAAACAACTTTTGCACGACTTTTGTCAAAAGAACTTGACTGCAGGTTCGAAGAACTGAGTGCGGTCAATTCGGGTATTAAAGAATTAAGGCAGGTAGTTGCGGATGCAGAAGCAGAACTTAGAACAACCGCAAGAAAAACTCTTGTTTTTATAGATGAAATTCACAGATACAGCAAGCCCCAGCAGGATGCTATTCTTCCTTATGTCGAAAAAGGCGTGATTTTTGTAATCGGTGCGACTACCGAAAACCCGTCTTTTCAAATAATTCCCGCACTTTTGTCGAGAACTCAGGTAATATCATTCAAGCCGCTTTCAGATGAAAATATGCTCGAAATCATCCGCAAAGGCTACAAATATTTAATCAATACTTACGGAAAGATAAATATAGAGCCGCAGATAGGGGAATTTATTCTAAGACAGGCTTCAGGTGACGCAAGATGGGCATTAAATCTTGTTGAATCTTCTTATTTTGCAAGCCCTAAAGAGGAAGGAACAAGAAACCTTACAATAGATTTAATTCAAAAACTTGCTCAGACAAAAGCAGTAAAGTACGGGGTTCAGGAACATTACGACCTTGCTTCTGCTTTTCAAAAAAGTTTAAGAGGCTCTGATGCAGATGCTGCGATTTATTGGCTTGCGAAAATGATTGCAGCAGGGGAAGACCCGAGATTTATAGCCAGAAGGTTGGTAGTTACAGCAAGCGAAGATGTCGGAAATGCCGACCCGCAGGCTTTAAATATTGCTCTTAATGCTTACAAAGCTGTTGAACTTCTGGGTTTGCCCGAAGGAAGAATTGCGCTTGCGCAGGCAGTGATTTATGTTGCGCGCGCTCCTAAATCCAATGAAACGATTATGGCGATAGATGCGGCGCTTAATGATATTCAGAACGGCAAAGATTTTTCTCCACCGCTGCATTTAAAGGATTCTCATTACAAAGATGCCTCAAAATACGGTTTTGGAAATGATTATATTTATTCCCACAGCAATCCCGAGATAAAGCAGAATTTTCTGCCTGACGAGCTTTTAGGCCAGAAATATTGCAAGGATTAA